The segment GTGAAAGTGCTCTGTAAACTGTAAAACACTTTACACAGCTGCTTGTTTTATAATTgataccttttttttccttctgtttcaagCATAAGGCACTTGTCCTTAATGCTCCTGGACAGGTAAGAAGGCAGGTTTCACAAACTCCTCCCCAGGCAGGAGAAGTAGGACATTCATCACTCACTCACCCTACTCACCCACCCACCGTCCCACCCCCGactaaaggaggaaagaagaatgaagaacCAGAGCTGGGACCAGAACCCAGGGCTCAGTGACCATCACATCACACCACCTCCTCTGAAGTCAGTTCTGGCTTGGGATCACACGCCCAGAGCGCACTTCCCAGACAGTACACCGCCTTCCCTCCCCCTTTATTGACTGGATCcacccagttaaaaaaaaattattattttttaagtcagcGCTCCCACCATATGTGGCATTTATTTCCAGAGAAGGCCTGCTCTGGGTTTCCGGGGACAGATGTTGCTTTGTGCCTGCCTGACAGGGCTGGCAGCCCTTGTACAGCTGCCCCAAGCAGGTGGCCAAGGATGGGGACCACTGCTGGCCCACGAGTAAGGATGACAATCTCTGTGGGACTCAGGCCCTAGGAACAGTCTACTCATGCCTCTGCAGCCTGGGACCCcaaggacaccccccccccacacacacacacacacactcctgtggTGCAGAGTCAGACTTTACAGGGGGCTGAGAGGGAGAGACAAGAGGCCAAGGTGTCCCCTCATACCCCAATTTCCATCCAGGCGCAGCTAAACTAAGAGAAGGCCCTGGGGAGTGGAGAGAAGTCACTGACCCCTTCTATCAGCCATCTGTGAGCTCCCTCCTAACCTCCCTAGCTAGCGTGTGGTGGAGGATAAAGGAGGTCCAGGCAGATGGCAAAGCGCTTTAGGAAGGAGGGCTCTGCAGGAATGCAAGGGCCGCTTCGAGGCCCACTTTGGGGTGAGTTTTGTTATCTCCTCAGCTCCAAGCCCCCTCTGTTCTGCATCTACCCGCAGTCTCAGCCTGAAAGGAGGGCAAAAAGCAGTCGGAGGAGGCAGGGGAGAAGATCCTACTCTCTGCCACTTGTCTCTCATTTGAAAGTCAGAGCATTGCACTGCAACCAAAGTGAATGTGTGCAGAGGGGGCGGGAGACTGGCACAACCAAGTCTAAAAATACTCGATAAAAATGCTAATCCCGAAGGCAAAGAGAGAACGAAGAAGGAATCTGTCAATCACGAAGCTCCCGCTCCTCACCCACAGCCCCAGCTGTACCGACTGCATTCCTGTTGACGAGGAAAGACGTGGGGGGACaggacagaagaaaagaaagggagagacacCACCACCTCCACGAGCGCGGGCCGCGGGGGCGGGAGGCGGCGGCGGAGGAGGGGCTCTGGCCCGCGGAGCTGAACAAAGCGGGCCTCAACTTTGAGCCCGCAGCTCCCCGGTGTGGGGGCGGACAATTCCAGCAGCACCCCTCTTTCCCTGAGGTGAAAAGCGAAATGTGAGGTCTGGCGTGAGAATGCCGCGTGGAAACCCCAGGCTCTGAATCTGCGAATGCAGGGAAGGTTTTGTTCAGGGTCTCCTTTCTGTGCGCACTCCCACctccccttacacacacacacacacacacacacacacacacacacacacacacccctcccgcTGCAACCCCACCCGGCCGGCCCCGCCGCGCCAGGGGTCTGGGCCAGCGCGCCCCCAGGGTCGCTCGAGCCCCCACCTGGGAATAGTGATGCACTTGGTGTTGACGTTCTGCGTGGTGATGGCCTTCTCCAGTTCATCCAGCTGCCCCGTCTTCTTGAGCTTCTTGACCAAACTCTTGACCGCCTTCTCGCACCACTTCTCCTCCTGCCCGTTCTGCTCGCCCTTCTTCCAGCCCAGCAGGCGCTTCACGATCGGGGGGGTGAAGGGCAGGATGGACGACATGGCTGGGGAGGACGCGCCGGCGGCGAGGGGCGCCCCCGGCGGGGCTGGGCGCGGCGGGACGCCGGGGGCGCAGAAGGGAGCTGGGCCGGGGCTGCCCAAACTTCGCGTCAACTCTCGGCGAACTTGCCGGCGCTCCGGGCCGGGCCTCGGCACTGCAGCCTGCGGGGCTCCCACGGCGTTGAGAAGGACGGTGGGGGAAGCGGGCGGGCGGACGACTGCGGCGCCGGGTCGGCCAGGCCCCGAACGCGGGGCGGAGGCTGCAGCCGCGAGCCTCGGAGTGGCAGAAGAAAGTTTGGGTTTCCGCACGGGGTGGCTGTTTGGGTGCCGCCTCCAGGAAGGAAAGTCCAACCCCCACCCAAACTTTGCTCGCCTCGATCGCTTTGATGCGCAGATGCCTCCGCCTCAGCAGCCTCGCCTCCCAGCTACCCTCCTCCTTCcccgctcgctcgctcgctcgctggGCCGGCCCGGGCGGTGCGCcgcgctcccgctcccgctcccgcccGCTCCCAGTCTGTGTTTCATGCAAATCCGCGTGCAGCCTCCTTTCCAAGCGCTGTCACCGCCCCCTTGCCGCCGGGGCTCCCCGCCTTCTCCCCCGCTCCCTCCCCCGCTCCCCGCCACCTCCTCCCCCGGGCGCCCTGCCCGCCCCCAGCCTCCGGGAGGGCGCCCGATCTCCCCCGCCCGGCCTGGAGCACGCCCACGTGGGCGATCCCGGACAGCGGCGGCCCTGGCTGGAGCGCGCAGGACCCCGCGCGGCCTCGACCTGAGTCCGGCCGGCCCCTGGAGGAAGTCGTGGGAAAGGAGCCGCGAGAGGGGCCCCCGGCGCGGAACCCACACTCAGGAAGCTCAGTTGGAGTTGCGGGCCCGAGAGGGTTAGATTCGCAGAGAATGAGCGCCGTACAGCCAAAGGCTGGCGGTGCACCCCTGGGAGGGCCCTGGTCCGAGAGAGGGCGCACCGAAAACCGAGTCCCAGGAAGTCGGGGCGCACACTTGCACGCGCGAGCGCTGGTCCGAGTCAGGGCCTTTGGCCGGTACTGGCGACCCGAGagctgtttttattctttcaattttgaGATCACACTGGCTGAAAGCCCCGAAACTATGTGCAAAGGAGGGAGTTGGGAGGCGGGAGAACTGGGATTCAAAAGTGGACTTTTGGGGACCCCAGTGACTCCTTGAATAATAGCTGGAGCTAGGGGGTCCCTTGCGAATTGAGTGCCCGGTAGAAAATAAGCCTCAAAGACATCTCCTGAGTTCAAGAAGTAAGGAACCAGGTTGCTTTAGAATGTATCTTTCGGAGGAAACATAACAGGGTGTTTGGAATCTTATGATACAGTAAGATCCGAAATTCGATACCCAATAAGTAGATGGAGAGAGAGCTTTGTTTCCAAAGCTGTGAACTCGCAAAAAAGTAGAGCAAAAGGGGAGTACGCGGATAGTTTATGTATTCAAAGTCAGCCTTGGTGGGAAGCACAGAAACACCGGGATATTGAGGAGCTTTGGGGCTTTTCTCCCCATGAGCAGGATTCAGGGGCATCTGCCCACAAAGCCCTCAGCCTCTTTCAGGAGTTAGTTATCCCAGGCCCCCAGGGCCTTtctcctgcagcccctcccctaCCAGGCCTGTAGCCTGGTGTTTAAGGCCTTTGTTTTTAACTGCAGGAAACCCCCCGGGTGAGAAAGAAGTTATCTGCAAACCTTCAAGCCTGGGGAGTTACAGAGCGCTGTGAGGTAGGGCAGAATCCACAAAGCTGGCCCAGAAGCTGCAGGGGTCCCTGCCTTGTCAGAGAGAACCGCCTCCTACAAGCCTGTtggctgctgccgctgctgctgagCCTGGCTCTTCACCCTTCCCTCCTTCTAAGTCCCCACTACAAAGACCTTAAAAGAGAACCCCTGAACCCCACCTGGGGCTTAAGTACCTGCTTACTCTTCCTGGCTGGTCCTCTGGCTAACCCAAAGCCACTGTAAGCCTTAGGTTTCACTCCCCACTTCCCAGCTCTCAtcaaaaaagcaaaggaaggcaATCCACAGATTGATGGCTTTCTTCCTTCCAGGTACCCAAGTGCTGCCCTCTGATTTAATCTTCGCAAGAGCCGTTGAGGTAGACGTTCCTAGGCCTCCCATTTGCAGAGAGATTACAATACTCTGGATTCCAACCAgaagagctgggatctgaaccccGTGCTTTGTGAGGCCTCAGTCCGCAGCCTTGTTACAGTTGTGGAAGGCAAAGATGACATCATTGACAGAGCTCTTTGCAAAACAAAAGTTCTTTACACAGGCACGCTATTGTCACACTGCAAGAAATgtttgctcacctgtaaaatggggctagaAGTAGTTTTCCTCTCAACCTCCCAGGGTGGTCGTGGGACTCGAACATGAAAAGCTTTGCAAACAGTCAAATGTTGTAAATGAGAAGAACCTCACCTTGGGGCCACTGCTAAGACCATGAAGAGTGGTGCAGGTGACGGAGCTCAGGTCAGTTAGACATGCACTCATTTctgggaaatgaaaaatgaagcttCCCTAACCTCAACCAGCTCACGGCCTAGAGAAGCATGAAGGGGTGGGAGGTGTGTGTCTGGGAGAAAGGAGCCATTGCATTCGTCATATCCCAGTAATACAATTTTAACCTGAATCAAACCAAGCAGGTCCAACTGTTGAGAGGcagtcaaataaagaaaaaggtcTTCAAGCTCCATCAATGCCTGGCTGGGCTTTCAATCctggctctctccctcccttcaccccATGAGCACCTGTTCTCTCAACGGTAAGGACGGAGGGAACGGTTCTTATTGTGCAGAGTGGTGTATCTAGAAAGAGCAATTTTAATTGTTCTCCTCCAATGCAAGACCCTCATTTTATACCGGTAGAGGTGATGTCTGATGAAAGGAGGCGATTTGCACTGTGGAGGTAAAGAGCCTAGAAGAGATCTGAGGATTAAATGTAGTGGAAGGATCTGGTATGTACCTAACCCTCTAAAGTCATGATATTGGAAGGGGCCTCGTTCAGTCCTCTCGTTTTCCTGAGAGGAAGAAATAGTCAGCCGCTAGTTAGTGTAACTAACTAACCATGCTTTCCTGAACTTCCTTCGTACGCTGGCATCCATGTGCCTGGGACCGCTGTACATGCAGCAAAACAGTGCTGGATCCACATGTGAGTCCAACAAGTACGGTTGCTGGGCTAATTCTTTCTCCTCTAGCCTTAGTTTCTCCACAGGAAGAGTTGAGGGAATAAGCCCAGTTTCACAAAGCAGGGAGGAGGGCTGATGAATGGATTGCTCCAGGTGCTAAGAGGACCCTGCATGCTCCCTTGACTTGGGCCGTGAGTGGGTTGGCGGCTCCAGGTGGATAGGAATTCTGTTCTGGAGCCTGGTCTCCCAGGCCCAGGCCTTTGCAGAGGTTGTCCTTGGAAGGGAAACATTAGCCCAGTTAATTTTTCATCACGGTAAGTGCAAAGTTCAAGAGAGGTGGGATGGGGCCGGAGGCTGCGACTCTATTTCCCTGGGAATAGTTAGTCCTATCAGGGAGGAACCACATAAGCGGACTTGCCAAAGGGTTTTCATGTGTTTGGAGCAGCTCCCAGGTAGAACACTGGAAGGAAACAAACACCTGACTtcaattctgattatttttccatTCGCTAAAGGGTGTTTCATCAACAAGTTGTGAATCtagaaaaagcattaaaatggTTCTGTCTTCATGTGACACAGACATAAAGTGACATCTGGTGAAGGGAGGTGATACGTCTGGAGATACGTTAGGACTCAGCCAGGACTAGAACTCTCATCAGTGTGCCCTCACCTAAGAGAGAGCCACAGTCTTCAGCCAGACCTCTTTCTATATATAGCAGCTTACACACATGAACTCTCCAGAGGCACCAGACAGATCTGAGTTAAACTAGTTCTACCacttccagctgtgtgacttggggcaagtccCTCAACTCCCtgtgtgtcagtttcctcatccgtataatggaaataataataacacctacctctTAGGGTTGCTGTAAGGACTCAAATAACCCGTGTAGAGAGCTTGCCATAAGCCCACAGTAAGTTTTCAGGATTCTATACCATAGAGTACAATGCACAAGTTAGAAACAATAAGTTCTGTGTACACAAAATAAAGGGACTAATCTTAAAAACAGTTCCACATGAAAATAGTAACACAGAGAATGAAGTAAAAAACAATGCTACTCatgaaaaattacatatacaCAAAACAACGATATACGTTGTGAAACAAATCATATAAACAAAAAGATACACATTgaaccacttcacacccattaggatggccatCAATATACGCacgacttgtgttcatcttttgtgatctgtatatattgagtattataattttaacacagttttttcctttcttaaaatgcgtatactttattttttggcactctctgtatatatataaaacagaaaataacaagtgttgctgaggatgtggagaaattggaacccttctGCGCTGcttgtgggaatataaaatgatgcacccactgtggaaaatggtatgttgggtcctcaaaaaattaaacatagaattaccacttgatcagcaattctgcttctgggtatataccgAAAAGAAGCAAAGGCAGGGACtgaaacagatatttgtatacccatgttcatagtagcattattcatgatagccaaaagGGGGAAGCAAACCaagtgtctattgatggatgaatgggtaaacaaaatgtgggatACGAGGTGTAATCATaaaatacgatgaatgtttaaatttttaaaaatgtattacagtaaaagacacattgccattaatctccttcaaaatactctccctcactttgaacacacttatcccatcgtttttgccactttctggagcagttctggaagtcctctttcgtgagtgtcctgtgctgtcctggctgcctcgatgtcctgaatcaattcaaaacattttcctttcgtggtcattttgactttggagaagagccagaagtcgcatggtgtcAGATCCAGTTAATACGTGGATGAGGACATacaatagtgtttttatttgacagaaatcgccataccagaagcaatgtgtgacacagagcgttgtctcgatggaggatgaagtaaagacactcacaaaagaggacttccagaactgcttcagaaagtggcaagaacaatgggacaagtgtgttccaagcgagggggagtattttgaggggaattaatggcaatgtgtcttttactgtaataattttttttaaaatttaaacattcaccgtattttgtgatcacacattgtatacacacaacagaatagtattcagcctcaaaaagaaggaagtcctatcacgtgctacaacatggatgaatcttgaagacattgtgctaagtgaaataagccagtcaccaaaagacaaatactggatACTCCGTTTATACAAGGTACCTAGAATAGTGAAAttctagagacagaaaatagaatggtgattgccaagggctgagggaggaaggaatgggtagtgtttaatgggtatagagttttaaCTGGGGAAGatacagttctggagatggatggtagtgatggttacACGATTGAATGTAGTCAATGCCATAGAACTGTACACTGagaaatagttaaaatgatacattttatgttatatatatgtatttcaccacaataaaaaaatatataggaaaaactACACATTGAACACAACAGAGTAGGTGTTCGAGGGTGGGAGTGTGGGAATAGAGGATGAGGCTAAACAGGGAAATAACTAAAGGACTTCCTGGATCTGTGATGCTGGAGTCTTGTGTGCTAAGGGAGGGGTACGACTAACCTCACCTCTGCTTCGGAGCCACCTCCGGCCCAGTGATCATGACAGCTCACATTTGGAGAGCGCAGACAAGATTATTTAAAATGCCTGCCTCATGGGAATATGCAGGCTCGGCTGTTGCCTGCATCTGACAGCTAAGGGAACTGAGGACTCCGGGACTCACACCATTGGGGGGTCTGCTCTACACCAGGCTCTGGGCCCAGGACTTCAAGGAGAGGTTCTTGTTTCTCGTTCTCACAGTCACCACAGGACGGTTGATATTGTTGCCGCTTCACAGAACAGGGTCCAGAGACGCAGAGAGTCCAGCCACTGTTGTCCAGATTGGACTGCTGACCCCTGACTGCCAGCCCAGTGTGGGCCCCTGTCCCCAAAACCCCCCTGCAGGGTTCCCGGTGTAGATTACAGAATGTCCCTGGGAGAAGGGGGCTATGACAGAGGACTTGGGTGTAGGCACTGTCCAAGGAAGGTACTGAGAAGGACCACGTTGGACTTGGGGTTGGGGACAGCCACCTGCAGCTGTGTGTAGCCTGAGGcacagggccagggctgggggaggacagGATGGGCCTGTGGGCAGGCAGGTGGAGCCCAGGGCAGGGTTCACAGGGCTATTTTGAGTTCTCCCACAGGAGCTCCTTCCCAGCATTCAGAAATTGAAGGTCTGGGATCCTGGTAGGTAtgagggagggtgtgtgtgtgtgtgtgtgtgtgtgtgtgtgtgtgtgtttgtgtgtttgattTTACCATTTGTGTATGTCCTAGTGTGTTGGTATACCTCTCTGTAAATACAGATGTTGTTGAaatttaggtgtgtgtgtgttacatgtcTCTTTCTGCTCCTGCCGCTGAGATCTGTCTTGTTCAGATCACATTACTTCACAGAGTACAGCCCTAATTGTTTAAGTAAAATGGGTATATATTGTGTAAGTTTTCTCCCTGTCTGCACAGGTTTTTGTCTTTGCATCGATAATGTATATATCTTCACAGAGGTCactgtattttcccttttctattttctgggaCAATCAGAATCACAAATAAATGCAGCCTTTGGCTAAGGCCCAGAATCTCCCTCAGTCCAGGTTCAATGTGCCATATGGGCCTAAAAAATAGTAGTTGGAAAATTGTTGGTTCATtacaattgtatttatttttaaaagcacatgcGCCTATGGACAGCCACCAAAGCATGGTGTCCTGCAATGAAAATCTACTTCTACAATGGCAGTGAGATTATATGCCTTTAAATCATCTTTAATATATTGGCGTGCGTTTTTTACCTTAAAGATGAATAGAGTATACTCTATCAAAGTtacacctcaatttaaaaaaaaggttttaaagagAGAAAGGCAAGGTGTAGGGTGAGAGTGGAGTGGGGTCTCTGCAGTGTGAGGAATGCGGGTGGATTCTGGAGAGCGGCAGGGCCGAGGCAATGGTTATCTGGACTGCACAGTCAGCTCTGAGAGGGTTGCTGGTGCACCAGGAGGCCTGGCCGTGCTTCTGTGCTGTCAGTCGCTGGGTGTGCACAAGAAGAAGCAAGCATTCTCCCCTCTCAAAAATGACACACACGTCTAGAATACTCTGCATCTTATATACAGCCCAGCATCTGGAAACATCCTGTGATTGACGCAGACTTTAAAGGGATGAAATAAAAGTTAGAGAGACAAGGGAAGCTGTCCCTTTCCCCGGGGATTCAACCTCAGCAAAAGGAGGGACGCCAGGTTAAAGACAGAAGAGATTGGTGGTGGATGTTTTTGTTATAAAAGTAACATGTTTCCATCGTAGggacatttaaatgtttttataatgacatcagttctttaaaaaagacTATCTGCAATTGAAATGGCTCAGATGatctttgaaaacataatgctAAGCAAAGAAACAGGTCACAAATGACCACAatttgtgtgattccatttctaggaaatgcccagaataggccaatctatagagacagaaagtagatttgggGTTGCCAGGTGCTGGGTGGGGGAGAAGGCGGGGTGGGGAGTGACTTCTAGTGGGTACAGGGTTTTTTCCTGGAGTAGTGAAAATGCTCTAAGACTGACTGTGGTGagggttgcacaactctgaatatactaaacaccactgaattgttcacttttcaatgggtgaattttatggtatgtgaattttacctcaagaaagatgttttttaaaacaataataatggctAATACATATGGAGGTCTTAGGAATGCTaggctctgttctaagcactttacatggattagcttaactaatttaatttttataactgccTGTAGTGGGTGTTATTATCATCCCCTTTCTGGAAGAAGATTCTGAGGCGTGGTGAGGTGACATCAGTGAGTGACCTCACTCAATGGTCCTGCCAGACAGTTCTTGCTCTTCACCATGCTGGAGACAAACAACAATCAGGAACTAGAACTAACCCTGCTGCAGTCACCTGCTTTTTCCTTGAACATACCGTGAACATCTTTCTGtgtcaataaatatacatttactaCCTTATTTTGAACACCTGTGACGCATTCTGTCACATGGAGCTATCATAATTTACTAAACCAGTTTCCCACAATTGGGCATGTCGGTTGCTTCCAACCGTATTTGGTATCCTAAAAGTgctgctttaaacatttttgtacatatgcatttgtgtatatctctgattattttcttagaataagtCCCTAGAAGAATAGCTACTTTTGATGCCATTACCAAATGGCGTCCTGAAAAGCGATTTTACCAACCTATCCTCACCCTACCAGCTATATAAAGTGAGATTGCATCTGTGGCAGAATCTTTTCTCATTGTCTCCCTTAGTCATCAATAGCTCCATTCAAGGGGCCCAGagagctttgtttgtttgtttatttggttttcttcttaaaTCAGCAAATGAAAAAGTGTCTATGCTGAAAGATCTCTCAGCATGGAGCAGAAAGCTAGCTGCCTGCCCTAAGGTGAGGAC is part of the Rhinolophus sinicus isolate RSC01 linkage group LG03, ASM3656204v1, whole genome shotgun sequence genome and harbors:
- the LOC141570760 gene encoding uncharacterized protein LOC141570760 produces the protein MAGEDAPAARGAPGGAGRGGTPGAQKGAGPGLPKLRVNSRRTCRRSGPGLGTAACGAPTALRRTVGEAGGRTTAAPGRPGPERGAEAAAASLGVAEESLGFRTGWLFGCRLQEGKSNPHPNFARLDRFDAQMPPPQQPRLPATLLLPRSLARSLGRPGRCAALPLPLPPAPSLCFMQIRVQPPFQALSPPPCRRGSPPSPPLPPPLPATSSPGRPARPQPPGGRPISPARPGARPRGRSRTAAALAGARRTPRGLDLSPAGPWRKSWERSRERGPRRGTHTQEAQLELRAREGNPPGEKEVICKPSSLGSYRAL